One part of the bacterium genome encodes these proteins:
- a CDS encoding double-cubane-cluster-containing anaerobic reductase produces the protein MSDDYRPMWAGLGLDLEKHDRLLALLNEVYPPIYLEQPNRPEGMGYFDFVISEIHGLRIKELLDHKKKGGKVFGTFCLYVPDEIITALGGISVGLCAGTDFSEADAELDLPRNLCPLIKSFYGFKRGRICPYFEATDLVVGETTCDGKTKAYELLGGMHPVYVMEVPHRKNDDTRKLWRAELDKFVIEAQKLTGNRLTHEKLKENIKLHNAKRRALQRLNALRWKNPTPISGKDALLVNQIAFYDDPVRFTASVEKLVEECERRVENGVGVFPKDAVRLMISGTPFAIPNWKLHHVIETAGWPVVAEESCVGSRYFSGTVDESPGDLNGLLDAVARRHFDIHCACFTPNTERMDDIVDLCRKSGAKGVVNYTLSFCTPYLVESRHVENRLKKEGIPVLNLDSDYGMGDFGQLQTRIGAFVESL, from the coding sequence ATGTCCGACGATTACCGCCCGATGTGGGCTGGCCTGGGTCTCGACCTGGAGAAGCACGACCGGCTCCTGGCCCTGTTGAACGAAGTATACCCCCCCATCTACCTCGAGCAGCCGAACCGGCCCGAAGGGATGGGGTATTTTGATTTCGTGATAAGCGAAATCCACGGCCTGCGCATCAAGGAACTCCTGGACCACAAGAAAAAGGGCGGCAAGGTTTTCGGCACCTTCTGCCTCTACGTGCCCGACGAGATAATCACCGCCCTGGGCGGCATCTCGGTGGGCCTCTGCGCGGGGACCGATTTCTCGGAGGCCGACGCCGAGTTGGACCTCCCCCGCAACCTCTGCCCCCTGATCAAGTCCTTCTACGGGTTCAAGCGGGGCCGCATCTGCCCTTACTTCGAGGCCACCGACCTGGTCGTGGGCGAGACCACCTGCGACGGCAAGACCAAGGCCTACGAGCTTCTCGGCGGGATGCACCCGGTTTACGTCATGGAGGTCCCCCACCGCAAGAACGACGACACGCGAAAGCTCTGGCGGGCCGAGCTGGACAAGTTCGTGATCGAGGCCCAGAAGCTCACCGGCAACCGGCTCACTCACGAAAAGCTGAAAGAGAACATCAAGCTCCACAACGCCAAGCGCCGGGCCCTGCAACGCCTCAATGCTCTGCGCTGGAAAAATCCCACCCCCATCAGCGGCAAAGACGCCCTCCTCGTCAATCAAATCGCCTTCTACGACGACCCCGTCCGCTTCACCGCCTCGGTCGAGAAGCTGGTGGAGGAGTGCGAGAGGCGCGTCGAGAACGGCGTCGGCGTATTCCCCAAGGACGCCGTCCGGCTGATGATCTCGGGTACCCCCTTCGCCATCCCCAATTGGAAGCTGCACCACGTCATCGAGACGGCCGGTTGGCCCGTGGTGGCCGAGGAAAGCTGCGTCGGCTCCCGGTACTTCTCCGGGACGGTGGACGAATCGCCCGGCGACCTGAACGGCCTCCTGGACGCCGTCGCCCGGCGCCACTTCGACATCCACTGCGCCTGCTTCACCCCCAACACCGAGCGGATGGACGACATCGTGGACCTCTGCAGGAAGTCCGGGGCCAAGGGGGTCGTCAACTACACCCTGAGCTTCTGCACCCCGTACCTGGTGGAGTCCCGCCACGTGGAGAACCGGCTGAAGAAGGAAGGCATCCCGGTGCTGAACCTGGATTCGGATTACGGCATGGGCGACTTCGGGCAGCTCCAGACACGGATCGGCGCCTTCGTGGAGTCGCTTTAA
- a CDS encoding acyl-CoA dehydratase activase: MDCYAGIDVGSTTTKAVVVDGDGVILGRALAPTGVSGAGTAASVLDRALAEAGAVRDNLRSVVATGYGRELVPFADSRVTEITCHARGAFARIGEAFTLIDIGGQDTKAISVTGSGKVERFLMNDRCAAGTGRFLEVMARALETDLAHLAALAIEAEKGVKISSMCTVFAESEVVSLLARGTPRGEIARGLHRGVAERVGGMAKKVGLRGEVYLSGGVAFNPAVAASLGEFLGVEVAVIPEPQLNGAYGAALLALGGA; this comes from the coding sequence ATGGATTGTTACGCTGGGATAGATGTCGGTTCCACAACGACGAAGGCCGTGGTCGTGGACGGCGACGGGGTGATACTGGGCCGCGCCCTCGCCCCGACGGGGGTCTCCGGCGCTGGGACCGCGGCTTCGGTTCTCGACCGGGCGTTGGCGGAGGCCGGTGCTGTAAGGGATAACCTGCGGTCCGTCGTCGCCACGGGATACGGCCGGGAGCTCGTGCCCTTCGCCGACTCCCGGGTGACCGAGATAACCTGCCACGCGCGGGGGGCCTTCGCGCGCATCGGAGAAGCCTTCACCCTCATAGACATCGGCGGCCAGGACACCAAGGCGATTTCCGTCACCGGGTCCGGCAAGGTGGAGCGCTTCCTGATGAACGACCGCTGCGCCGCCGGGACGGGCCGCTTCCTGGAGGTCATGGCCCGGGCGCTGGAGACCGACCTGGCCCACCTGGCGGCCCTGGCGATCGAGGCGGAGAAGGGGGTCAAGATATCAAGCATGTGCACCGTCTTCGCCGAGAGCGAGGTGGTGAGCCTCCTGGCCCGGGGAACGCCGCGGGGGGAGATAGCCCGGGGCCTGCACCGTGGCGTGGCCGAGCGGGTGGGCGGCATGGCGAAGAAGGTCGGCCTGCGCGGGGAGGTCTACCTCTCCGGCGGCGTGGCCTTCAACCCGGCCGTGGCGGCCTCGCTGGGCGAGTTCCTCGGGGTGGAGGTCGCGGTCATTCCCGAGCCGCAGCTAAACGGGGCCTACGGCGCGGCGCTTCTGGCCCTGGGCGGCGCGTGA